The Humulus lupulus chromosome 3, drHumLupu1.1, whole genome shotgun sequence genome window below encodes:
- the LOC133823879 gene encoding uncharacterized protein LOC133823879 has translation MEFATVTILRNAIREYFIEGDREYVFIANDSNRVRVKCKGANCEWMLFASIVNKIDGKTMRVKTLVDKHSCGIVLDNKKLTSTWLANHFLEQFRLNPSMEYNVFREITAKTKYSRVSSWTFYRAKTKARKMLDGSVKEQYAILDDYCKRLLATNPGSTVKLKTDLVNGRRQFQRIYICLKACRDGWLGGCRPLIGLDGCFLKGYCKGILLAAVGIDGNNSMFPIAYCVAEKENTEVWTWFLELLKADIGSLSPTKVTMMSDRQKGLENAVGAIFSGCEVRFCVRHLHANFKKEYPGLLLKQLLWAAANTTTQAEFT, from the coding sequence ATGGAATTTGCCACTGTTACAATTTTAAGGAATGCAATAAGGGAGTACTTTATTGAAGGTGATCGAGAATATGTATTTATTGCCAATGATTCAAATAGAGTTAGAGTTAAGTGCAAGGGTGCAAACTGTGAGTGGATGTTGTTTGCTTCAATAGTTAACAAGATAGATGGCAAAACAATGAGGGTCAAAACACTTGTTGACAAGCATAGTTGTGGCATTGTTTTGGACAATAAAAAGCTGACCTCAACTTGGCTTGCAAATCACTTTTTGGAGCAATTTAGGCTAAATCCGAGTATGGAATACAATGTATTTAGGGAGATCACTGCAAAGACCAAGTACTCACGTGTGTCTAGCTGGACATTTTATAGGGCCAAGACAAAAGCAAGGAAGATGTTGGATGGGTCTGTCAAGGAACAATACGCCATTCTTGATGACTACTGTAAAAGGTTGTTGGCTACCAATCCTGGCTCTACTGTGAAGTTGAAAACTGATTTGGTTAATGGGAGAAGGCAATTTCAGCGTATTTATATTTGTCTTAAGGCATGTAGAGATGGCTGGTTGGGGGGTTGTAGACCTCTAATTGGTCTTGATGGCTGCTTTTTAAAAGGATATTGTAAGGGCATTTTATTGGCTGCAGTAGGCATTGACGGTAATAACTCCATGTTTCCCATTGCCTACTGTGTTGCTGAAAAGGAAAACACTGAGGTTTGGACTTGGTTCTTGGAGCTATTGAAGGCTGATATTGGGAGTTTGAGTCCCACCAAGGTGACAATGATGAGTGATCGTCAAAAAGGATTAGAAAATGCAGTGGGAGCCATCTTTAGTGGGTGTGAGGTGAGGTTTTGTGTTAGACATCTTCATGCTAACTTTAAAAAGGAATATCCTGGACTTTTACTTAAGCAACTTTTGTGGGCAGCAGCTAATACTACAACACAAGCTGAGTTTACTTGA